From Lolium perenne isolate Kyuss_39 chromosome 5, Kyuss_2.0, whole genome shotgun sequence, a single genomic window includes:
- the LOC127304310 gene encoding uncharacterized protein — protein MEAARATTTTTATAGCPRAEPHSYFGRILPEERAEAPASFSVHAFLGFLRRRRPAAPRRVPFRWEFTPPVDAAAAASAAPYRNGGFGAVPASGRAIDALPETTAGEAREKECSVCMEVFGEEGERLRSMPCLHAFHGVCISDWLRVSRLCPLCRYALPSQKDDERMLR, from the coding sequence ATGGAGGCGGCGCGCGCTACCACGACCACGACGGCAACGGCGGGCTGTCCAAGAGCGGAACCGCACTCGTACTTCGGCCGGATACTGCCGGAGGAGCGCGCGGAAGCGCCTGCGAGCTTTTCTGTCCACGCCTTTCTTGGGTTTCTTCGGCGGAGGAGGCCCGCGGCTCCGCGCCGGGTGCCGTTCAGGTGGGAGTTCACTCCGCCcgtcgacgctgctgctgcggcGTCAGCGGCGCCGTACAGGAACGGCGGCTTCGGCGCTGTCCCGGCGTCGGGCAGGGCCATTGACGCGCTGCCGGAGACTACGGCCGGCGAGGCGAGGGAGAAGGAGTGCTCGGTGTGCATGGAGGTGttcggggaggagggggagaggcTGAGGAGCATGCCGTGCTTGCACGCTTTCCACGGAGTCTGCATCTCCGACTGGCTCCGCGTCAGCCGTCTCTGCCCGCTCTGCCGCTACGCGCTGCCCAGCCAAAAAGACGATGAACGTATGCTGCGTTAG
- the LOC127298348 gene encoding uncharacterized protein produces MIKELIRIGSQFIGYREYASRTEEKLAEANKLADTLAQKLEQSEAARKKAELVASEAKAEANEAKAKAASVEELQKRLEDAEAALNEHKAAQDTREKGILKRLNTQNRRFLGNFVDPFYFS; encoded by the exons atgatcaaagagcttattcgcatcggatcccaattcattgggtaccgtgagtatgccagcagaactgaag agaaacttgcagaggccaacaagcttgccgacactcttgctcaaaaactggagcaaagtgaagcggcccgcaagaaagccgaacttgttgctagcgaagccaaagcagaggctaatgaagccaaggcaaaagctgctagtgtcgaggaactgcagaagagacttgaagatgctgaagctgctttaaacgagcacaaagccgcacaggacacccgtgaaaagggaatcctcaagcgcttgaacacgcaaaatcgtcgcttcctcggtaactttgttgatcccttctatttttcttaa